One Fuerstiella marisgermanici DNA window includes the following coding sequences:
- a CDS encoding HTTM domain-containing protein translates to MSITSANSVVDRCQSVLSDAWSQWREFWFKPADPLMLGVIRILTGLMLTYNLLVWSLDLRTFFGQESLQPLDAIRSVYQFDYVFSFLFYVPDAWLVPVHWTCILIALLFCFGVGTRVTAALAFLITISYSQRVPVANFGLDQILGMLCLYLAIGPSGQCLSVDSWWRNRKKAKRGLKLPVLKLASARTTLRLIQIHICIIYFWAGFAKLKGDSWWTGEAMWQVIANQEYQTADLTWMAHVPWLPYLLAHVTVAWEVFFCMMVWRPRWRPLMLGVGTMMHIGIGAFLGMWTFGLVMTFPYLAFAKPSRWRRRLVLWPRQEVEEQAELPSSETADALAAESPAGELPPEIPPHQELQEAKSEDELVTAAANEFGLADETNDQRQDTTESVAEASDADWDMEADAEPEFALEPASVVEGLATPGTADGDIAADPFDADLVDSGAPTDVPDLVETATLDTTPTVAAEEFTTPPQLAETSHAVQTFVSDPLTDGNENSPVAEESMIQPLAATAESTMAENDDTKNDSDESSSTLSVADMLKGLPDPPVIIDRRTNGVAPSVPDEQLTPDGETVVHVMDDDNYMVGATPSQEKDSGERDHVPAEPQIIQPISDTTTPSDNKNSDGPAASEPDTTPFNSGATMTNNAKNTEGKNEISTSRMERIKPKSANSMTGAPPPQVDGHVEDSVLAPESEVLLVALHAPERNTFRTYLRKHDIPCRAAMSAENAVSIVLNMKPAAVLLSGSCMNPEEILTLIDDINDMVDAPVLALLTVSQINHLSNDALSAHVLQYPASLRQVREELSLILMEEGNAKPRCSLRAALANND, encoded by the coding sequence ATGAGCATCACGTCCGCCAATTCCGTCGTCGACCGCTGCCAGTCGGTGCTGAGTGATGCATGGTCGCAATGGCGTGAATTCTGGTTCAAGCCCGCCGACCCGCTCATGCTTGGCGTGATTCGCATCCTCACGGGCCTGATGCTGACCTACAACCTGTTGGTGTGGTCGTTAGACCTGCGAACGTTTTTCGGTCAGGAAAGCCTTCAACCGCTAGACGCGATCAGGTCTGTCTACCAGTTCGACTACGTATTCTCGTTCCTGTTCTACGTCCCGGATGCATGGCTGGTTCCGGTTCACTGGACGTGCATTCTAATCGCGCTGCTGTTCTGCTTTGGCGTGGGGACTCGAGTCACCGCTGCCCTCGCCTTTTTGATCACGATCTCGTATTCACAGCGCGTCCCCGTGGCCAATTTCGGACTCGATCAAATCCTGGGGATGCTGTGTCTGTATCTTGCGATTGGCCCATCGGGACAATGCCTGTCGGTAGATTCGTGGTGGCGAAATCGGAAGAAGGCGAAGCGGGGCCTGAAGCTTCCAGTTCTCAAACTGGCTTCGGCACGTACGACGCTGCGGCTGATTCAGATCCACATCTGCATCATTTATTTCTGGGCAGGGTTTGCCAAATTGAAGGGAGATTCGTGGTGGACTGGCGAAGCCATGTGGCAGGTCATCGCCAACCAGGAATACCAAACTGCAGATCTCACATGGATGGCACACGTTCCCTGGCTGCCTTACCTGCTGGCGCATGTGACCGTCGCATGGGAAGTCTTCTTCTGCATGATGGTGTGGCGACCACGGTGGCGACCGCTGATGCTGGGTGTCGGGACAATGATGCACATTGGCATCGGCGCATTCCTCGGCATGTGGACGTTCGGCCTGGTGATGACGTTCCCATACCTCGCATTCGCCAAACCGTCTCGCTGGCGCCGACGCCTCGTACTGTGGCCGCGTCAGGAAGTGGAAGAGCAGGCCGAACTGCCATCATCGGAAACTGCCGACGCGCTGGCAGCTGAATCCCCCGCTGGCGAGCTGCCGCCCGAGATTCCGCCTCACCAGGAACTCCAGGAAGCAAAGTCGGAGGATGAGCTCGTCACTGCTGCCGCCAACGAGTTCGGATTGGCAGATGAGACGAACGATCAGCGTCAGGATACTACCGAGTCTGTCGCGGAAGCTTCCGACGCCGATTGGGACATGGAAGCGGACGCAGAACCTGAATTCGCATTAGAGCCCGCGTCAGTAGTCGAAGGGCTCGCTACGCCGGGAACGGCCGATGGCGACATTGCTGCAGATCCATTTGACGCAGATTTGGTCGACTCGGGTGCACCTACGGACGTGCCTGACCTGGTCGAAACCGCCACTCTGGACACCACCCCCACGGTGGCTGCGGAAGAATTCACCACTCCACCGCAGCTAGCCGAAACTTCCCACGCTGTTCAAACTTTTGTCAGCGATCCACTTACAGATGGCAACGAAAATTCGCCCGTGGCAGAAGAATCGATGATTCAGCCACTGGCAGCAACCGCCGAGTCGACAATGGCTGAAAACGACGATACAAAGAATGACAGTGATGAGAGTTCGTCAACGCTGTCTGTAGCCGACATGCTGAAAGGCCTGCCGGATCCACCAGTGATTATTGACCGGCGCACTAATGGAGTGGCACCGTCTGTCCCGGACGAACAATTGACGCCGGATGGAGAAACTGTCGTCCACGTGATGGACGACGACAACTACATGGTCGGGGCAACACCATCGCAGGAAAAGGACTCAGGGGAACGCGATCACGTTCCCGCTGAACCTCAAATTATCCAACCCATATCCGACACAACAACACCTTCGGATAACAAAAATTCGGACGGCCCCGCTGCCTCCGAACCTGATACCACACCTTTCAACTCTGGAGCCACGATGACAAACAACGCCAAAAACACCGAAGGGAAGAACGAGATTTCGACTTCGCGGATGGAACGTATCAAACCGAAATCCGCCAATTCCATGACCGGCGCACCACCACCTCAGGTTGATGGTCATGTGGAAGATTCGGTTCTGGCTCCGGAATCCGAAGTCCTGCTCGTTGCGTTGCACGCTCCGGAACGCAACACGTTCCGCACCTACCTTCGTAAGCACGACATTCCGTGTCGAGCTGCGATGTCGGCTGAAAACGCGGTCTCAATTGTGCTCAACATGAAGCCGGCCGCTGTGCTGCTGTCGGGTTCGTGCATGAATCCCGAAGAGATTCTGACGCTGATCGACGACATCAACGACATGGTCGATGCACCGGTCCTGGCACTGCTGACGGTGTCGCAAATCAACCATCTCAGCAACGACGCGCTGTCTGCCCACGTGCTTCAGTACCCGGCATCACTGCGGCAGGTGCGTGAAGAATTGAGTCTGATTCTGATGGAAGAAGGCAACGCCAAGCCTCGCTGTTCTCTGCGAGCGGCGTTGGCGAATAACGACTAA
- a CDS encoding TIGR03000 domain-containing protein has product MKRIAQVGGIFALIAAVTIVDATTAEAGRRSRGSHGSYGSSGGRGSSGGYTRVKVRRVRSRGSSGGSSGGYGSNGSSGGSYGSSGGHVVYSSQSSGGSYYARNSGSSTYYVQRSSSYSSQSVVHSSRSSSSQIVRSNPVIVQRSSARSSSHPIVKTTPSSPPVVTQRSAPAVKKAAPAVKKAAPVVKKATPAAKKPAPVVQKPAEQPKAAVVETKPAPKVEPKPAPVVQKPAEQPKAAVAETKPAPKVEPKPAPVVQKPAEQPKAAVAETKPAAKSAKADESVGVAARKPIVKPDVTIAEKTSPVSLSKVLPEPEKPTLGERVFHANPTEPAVLVVNVPADASVYLSGQKMSIEGPTRRFRIPITEAGRQYRYPIRVECERNGKMLTAEQSEVVAAGRVITVSVDESELRRQSKVASR; this is encoded by the coding sequence ATGAAACGCATTGCTCAAGTGGGTGGAATCTTCGCCCTGATCGCTGCGGTAACAATCGTGGATGCCACGACAGCAGAAGCTGGTCGACGCAGCCGAGGATCCCACGGTTCTTACGGTTCAAGTGGCGGGCGAGGTTCTTCGGGCGGCTACACACGAGTAAAGGTTCGTCGAGTTCGGTCACGTGGGTCGTCAGGCGGCTCTTCTGGTGGCTACGGATCAAACGGTTCCAGCGGCGGATCGTACGGATCAAGCGGTGGCCACGTCGTATACAGCAGCCAAAGTTCAGGCGGCTCGTATTACGCTCGCAACAGCGGTTCATCGACATACTACGTTCAACGATCCAGCAGCTACTCATCGCAGTCGGTCGTGCATAGCAGTCGCAGCAGTTCCAGCCAGATCGTTCGATCAAACCCTGTGATCGTCCAGCGATCTTCAGCGCGGTCATCGTCACACCCAATCGTGAAGACGACACCAAGTTCACCGCCCGTGGTTACTCAACGGTCGGCTCCTGCGGTAAAGAAAGCTGCACCAGCTGTAAAGAAGGCCGCGCCGGTCGTTAAAAAGGCAACACCAGCAGCTAAGAAACCTGCTCCCGTTGTGCAGAAGCCTGCGGAACAGCCGAAGGCTGCCGTTGTTGAAACCAAGCCAGCGCCAAAGGTTGAGCCAAAGCCTGCTCCAGTTGTGCAGAAGCCTGCAGAACAGCCGAAAGCCGCCGTTGCTGAAACCAAGCCGGCACCAAAGGTTGAGCCAAAGCCTGCTCCTGTTGTGCAGAAGCCTGCGGAACAGCCGAAAGCCGCCGTTGCTGAAACCAAGCCGGCTGCGAAGTCTGCCAAGGCAGATGAGTCTGTTGGCGTGGCGGCTCGAAAGCCAATTGTTAAGCCGGACGTCACAATCGCAGAAAAGACCAGCCCGGTCTCTCTGTCCAAAGTTTTGCCTGAACCGGAAAAGCCGACACTTGGCGAACGCGTTTTCCACGCGAACCCAACTGAGCCTGCCGTTTTGGTCGTCAATGTGCCAGCTGACGCTTCTGTTTACCTGTCAGGCCAGAAGATGTCGATCGAAGGACCAACACGACGGTTTCGTATTCCGATTACGGAAGCTGGTCGTCAGTACCGGTACCCAATTCGCGTAGAATGCGAACGAAACGGCAAGATGCTGACGGCTGAGCAGAGCGAAGTGGTCGCCGCTGGTCGCGTCATCACTGTCAGCGTGGACGAAAGCGAATTGCGACGTCAGTCGAAGGTTGCATCTCGCTAG
- a CDS encoding sulfatase family protein produces the protein MSDERPHIIFIITDQQRFDTIKELGFDYMQTPNLDRLVREGTTFTNCHISAPSCAPSRASLFTGYYPHTTGILKNADPWNHGWIESLSESGYRCINIGKMHTYPYHTPMGFHERYVVENKDRYMEERYYYDEWDKALHARGLVKQQRELYRKRKDYKDCLGAFLWELDADMQSDNFVGDMATWWIDTKPKADQPLFLQIGFPGPHPPYDPTPEIAAEYMAKDLPLMEVTDEEKDGQPRAFKVLRQHNFDIDHDSVVHKDNPTEEERHRQRAYYLANVTMIDTKVGEILESLEKKGYLENAVVIFTSDHGDCLTDHGHSQKWTMYDIITKMPLIVWSPGRFEANKRIEGLCQQMDIGPAILELAGLTVPATMEARSLLPALEGKEWDARDFVYAEHGKDHILDGTEFVTMVRNNEWKLVHFIDEDEGQLFDLINDPDEVQNLWSDPDHAAKKQKLLSELREWRMRSTVQTAAWAGGFR, from the coding sequence ATGTCCGACGAACGTCCGCACATCATCTTCATCATTACTGACCAGCAGCGCTTTGATACGATCAAAGAACTGGGCTTTGATTACATGCAGACTCCGAACCTCGATCGCCTCGTGCGTGAAGGGACGACGTTCACCAATTGCCATATCTCGGCGCCCAGTTGTGCGCCTTCCCGAGCCAGTTTGTTTACCGGCTACTATCCTCACACCACCGGCATTCTTAAAAACGCCGACCCGTGGAATCATGGCTGGATCGAATCACTGTCGGAGAGCGGTTATCGCTGCATCAACATCGGCAAGATGCACACCTACCCGTACCACACGCCGATGGGCTTTCACGAACGTTACGTTGTCGAAAACAAAGATCGCTACATGGAAGAGCGATACTACTACGACGAATGGGACAAAGCTCTGCACGCTCGTGGACTGGTGAAGCAGCAACGAGAACTCTACCGCAAACGCAAAGACTACAAAGATTGCCTGGGCGCGTTTCTGTGGGAACTTGATGCCGACATGCAGTCGGACAACTTTGTTGGTGACATGGCGACATGGTGGATCGATACCAAACCGAAAGCCGATCAGCCGCTGTTTCTGCAAATTGGATTCCCGGGACCTCATCCGCCGTACGATCCCACGCCGGAGATCGCTGCAGAATACATGGCCAAAGATCTGCCACTGATGGAAGTCACGGATGAAGAAAAGGATGGGCAGCCGCGAGCGTTCAAAGTGCTTCGGCAACACAATTTTGACATCGACCACGACAGCGTCGTCCACAAAGACAACCCAACGGAAGAAGAACGGCATCGTCAGCGAGCGTACTACCTTGCAAACGTGACGATGATCGACACGAAGGTCGGTGAGATCCTTGAGTCACTCGAAAAGAAAGGCTATCTCGAAAACGCAGTTGTCATCTTCACCAGCGATCACGGCGATTGTCTGACCGACCACGGCCACAGTCAGAAGTGGACGATGTACGACATCATCACAAAGATGCCGCTGATTGTGTGGAGTCCCGGTCGTTTCGAAGCCAACAAACGGATTGAAGGACTCTGTCAGCAAATGGACATCGGTCCCGCTATTCTGGAACTGGCCGGACTCACTGTGCCCGCCACAATGGAAGCCAGGTCGCTGCTGCCAGCGCTGGAAGGCAAAGAATGGGACGCTCGCGATTTCGTTTACGCTGAACACGGCAAAGACCACATTCTGGACGGTACGGAATTCGTCACGATGGTCCGCAACAACGAATGGAAGCTGGTCCACTTTATTGACGAAGACGAAGGCCAGCTGTTCGATCTCATCAACGATCCAGACGAAGTCCAGAACCTGTGGTCCGATCCGGATCACGCCGCGAAAAAGCAGAAACTGCTAAGCGAACTGCGAGAATGGCGGATGCGCAGCACGGTCCAAACGGCTGCCTGGGCGGGCGGATTTCGGTAA
- a CDS encoding peroxidase family protein has product MKPLPARLKSSAIETFEPLLLMSASPAADGNSQEHVQIAWDYCEQLDGGVGNDRLIALVGDNVLNGGAGDDQLISARGDNVLNGGAGDDTAVYWADRDEFSVIRRSNGTLEISTDRRTDTLTDIEYVRFDDGLFSIAELLGIDHSHYRSVDGTGNNLNDFELGSSNDLLIRMTSPEYGDGFSTPAGADRPGAREVSNAVVAQETTEPNDRGLTDLVWLWGQFVDHDIDLSEPGYPHDSFNIPVPVGDPHFDPSGTGNVEIPMNRTIFDPTTGDSIDNPRQQVNQISAFIDGSMVYGSDAERADELRTFEGGQLATSDGDLLPLNKAHFPNHGDDVENLFLAGDVRVNENVALTAMHTLWLREHNRIAADLAEENPLLNDEQLFQMTREIVISEIQAITYNEFLPALLGSTAIDDYAGYDASIDPTIANEFSTAAYRIGHTLLSSGLLRLNNDGSPASEGSLDLKAAFFAPQEILDNGIDSLLRGVASKAASEVDTMIVDDVRNFLFGGPGHGGFDLASLNIQRGRDHGLADYNQVRTELGLAAVTEFADITSDTELQQKLEQLYGSVDNIDLWIGGLAEDHVDGSSVGETFQTILADQFTRLRDGDRFWYQNILESDLLQEVESTTLADVIERNTSIDTLQANVFFLDGSVIS; this is encoded by the coding sequence ATGAAACCGCTGCCTGCCCGCCTTAAATCTTCTGCCATTGAAACCTTCGAACCACTTTTGTTGATGTCGGCCAGTCCGGCTGCTGACGGCAACAGCCAGGAGCACGTCCAAATTGCGTGGGACTACTGCGAGCAACTCGACGGCGGCGTCGGCAACGACAGGTTGATCGCCCTTGTCGGAGACAATGTGCTTAATGGCGGAGCGGGCGACGATCAGCTGATCTCAGCGCGAGGCGATAACGTGCTCAACGGCGGCGCGGGTGACGACACGGCAGTCTACTGGGCAGATCGCGACGAATTCTCCGTCATCCGCCGCAGCAACGGAACTCTGGAGATTTCCACAGATCGCCGCACTGATACGTTGACCGACATTGAGTACGTCCGTTTTGACGATGGGCTGTTTTCGATCGCGGAACTGCTGGGGATTGATCATTCCCACTACCGCAGCGTCGACGGGACCGGCAACAATCTGAACGACTTCGAACTGGGCAGTTCCAACGACTTGCTGATTCGAATGACGTCCCCCGAATACGGCGACGGTTTTTCGACTCCGGCCGGCGCAGACCGCCCAGGTGCTCGGGAAGTCAGCAATGCGGTAGTGGCACAGGAAACCACTGAGCCCAACGATCGTGGCCTGACGGATCTTGTGTGGCTATGGGGGCAGTTTGTCGACCACGACATTGACCTGTCGGAACCAGGCTATCCTCACGATTCCTTCAACATCCCCGTGCCTGTAGGCGATCCGCATTTTGATCCGTCCGGAACAGGCAATGTTGAAATCCCAATGAACCGAACTATTTTTGATCCGACCACGGGCGACAGCATCGACAATCCACGTCAGCAGGTGAACCAGATCAGCGCGTTCATCGATGGCAGCATGGTCTACGGTTCGGATGCAGAACGAGCTGACGAGCTACGAACCTTTGAAGGCGGCCAACTGGCGACTTCGGACGGTGACCTTCTGCCCTTGAACAAGGCTCATTTTCCAAACCATGGTGACGATGTCGAAAACCTGTTTTTAGCGGGCGACGTCCGAGTGAATGAAAACGTGGCACTGACCGCGATGCACACGTTGTGGCTGCGAGAACATAACCGCATTGCAGCGGACCTGGCCGAAGAAAATCCGTTGCTAAACGATGAGCAACTGTTTCAGATGACTCGCGAAATCGTGATCTCGGAAATCCAGGCCATTACTTACAACGAATTCCTGCCAGCGTTGCTGGGAAGCACGGCCATCGACGACTACGCTGGCTATGACGCATCGATTGATCCCACAATCGCCAACGAATTTTCTACGGCCGCATATCGGATCGGGCACACATTACTGTCGTCGGGATTACTGCGACTGAACAACGACGGTTCACCCGCCTCAGAAGGATCTCTGGACCTGAAGGCCGCATTCTTCGCGCCGCAGGAAATCTTAGACAACGGGATCGATTCGTTGCTGCGGGGCGTGGCCAGCAAAGCGGCCAGCGAAGTCGACACAATGATCGTCGACGACGTGCGAAACTTCCTGTTCGGTGGCCCCGGTCACGGCGGATTCGATCTGGCGTCGTTGAATATTCAGCGAGGTCGTGACCACGGACTGGCGGACTATAACCAGGTCCGAACGGAACTCGGCTTGGCAGCGGTCACCGAGTTTGCCGACATCACATCGGACACCGAGCTGCAGCAAAAACTGGAGCAGCTATACGGTTCCGTAGACAATATCGATCTGTGGATCGGCGGCTTGGCGGAGGATCACGTCGACGGTTCCAGCGTTGGCGAAACCTTCCAGACAATTCTGGCCGACCAGTTTACTCGGCTGCGTGACGGCGATCGATTCTGGTATCAAAACATTCTGGAAAGTGACCTGCTGCAGGAAGTGGAATCCACAACGCTGGCCGACGTGATCGAACGGAATACCTCGATCGATACGTTGCAGGCGAATGTTTTCTTTCTGGATGGAAGCGTCATTTCCTGA
- a CDS encoding putative zinc-binding metallopeptidase, with amino-acid sequence MSANIRDRRRRNRSRAKFGNPELAELSDDELLDLRFCDLGLCIHEAPLQERIDQLYRELEAKRLDFRPHFWLSQEWFTPDGVPGVAIPFYLADSRLMKLEERQMLEVEGGTTDWCMRILRHEAGHAIDNAYRLRRRQCYRKTFGNVSAPYPDSYNPRPYSRSYVINIDLWYAQSHPVEDFAETFAVWLKPRSRWRQTYAGWPALRKLLFVNELMATIREEKPAVRTRRHEEPLRTLKMTLREHYDEKRRHYGLEASDAYDHELLRLFTKDNDNGQTSSAATFLRRARKRLRRDVSEWTGHYQYTIDQVLEDMIARCQKLNLRVDRNPEEVERDTLVVLTMHTMNHIQDEAHKVAL; translated from the coding sequence TTGAGTGCCAATATTCGAGACAGAAGAAGAAGGAATCGTTCGCGCGCGAAGTTCGGTAATCCGGAACTCGCCGAACTTTCAGACGACGAGTTATTGGATCTTCGGTTCTGCGACTTGGGTTTGTGCATTCACGAAGCTCCGCTGCAGGAACGGATTGATCAGCTGTACCGCGAGCTGGAAGCCAAACGCCTCGACTTTCGACCTCACTTCTGGCTTTCACAGGAATGGTTCACACCGGACGGCGTGCCGGGAGTCGCCATTCCGTTTTATCTGGCCGACAGCCGCTTGATGAAACTGGAAGAGCGGCAAATGCTGGAAGTCGAAGGCGGCACGACCGACTGGTGTATGCGAATTCTGCGTCACGAAGCCGGTCACGCTATCGACAACGCCTATCGTCTGCGTCGCCGCCAGTGCTACCGCAAAACCTTCGGCAACGTATCGGCTCCCTATCCGGATTCGTACAACCCACGACCTTACAGCCGCAGTTACGTCATCAACATCGATCTGTGGTACGCTCAAAGCCACCCCGTAGAAGACTTCGCCGAAACGTTCGCGGTGTGGTTGAAACCTCGATCCCGCTGGCGGCAAACCTACGCCGGTTGGCCCGCATTGCGCAAGCTGCTGTTTGTGAACGAACTGATGGCAACGATTCGGGAGGAAAAACCGGCTGTCCGGACAAGGCGGCATGAAGAGCCTTTGCGGACCCTAAAGATGACTTTACGAGAACACTACGACGAGAAGCGACGACACTATGGCCTTGAGGCCAGTGACGCGTATGATCACGAATTGCTGCGGTTGTTTACAAAAGACAACGACAACGGTCAGACATCGTCTGCTGCGACGTTTCTGCGTCGAGCCCGAAAACGCCTGCGACGCGATGTATCGGAATGGACGGGCCACTATCAATATACGATTGATCAGGTGCTGGAAGACATGATCGCTCGCTGCCAGAAGCTGAATCTGCGAGTCGACCGGAACCCGGAAGAAGTGGAACGCGATACGCTGGTGGTCCTCACGATGCACACGATGAATCATATTCAGGACGAAGCTCACAAGGTCGCACTATGA
- a CDS encoding D-alanine--D-alanine ligase family protein — protein sequence MRKLRVAALIRDGLVPPDEATGYDVNNPPDWKMEFDIIATLREMGHDVRPIGLYDDLTPVRDSILNWKPHVAFMMLEEFHGVAQYDHAIVSYLELMKQQYTGCNARGLMLSHDKALSKKILNYHRVPTPGFAVFRRRRKIRPPAKLKYPILVKSATEDASFGISQKSIVHNDAALIERVKFVHEHVGSDALVEEYIEGRELYVGVMGNKQLSVFPVWEMFFRNMPDDVAHIATARVKWNTRYQKKHGIETGRAPDLTDEQTAKIQHICKRVYRALNMSGYGRIDIRMNAAGQVYVIEANANPNLEFGEDFAESAEADGISYEQLLTRVVNLGLKYDAAWRQ from the coding sequence ATGAGAAAACTTCGTGTGGCGGCCCTCATTCGGGACGGTCTTGTGCCGCCGGACGAAGCGACGGGTTACGATGTTAACAATCCTCCCGACTGGAAGATGGAATTCGACATCATCGCCACACTGCGCGAAATGGGACACGACGTCCGGCCCATCGGTCTATACGACGATCTGACTCCAGTTCGCGATTCCATTCTCAACTGGAAGCCACACGTAGCCTTCATGATGCTGGAGGAATTTCACGGGGTCGCTCAGTACGACCACGCCATCGTCAGCTATCTTGAGTTAATGAAGCAGCAGTACACTGGCTGCAACGCGCGCGGCCTGATGCTTTCGCACGACAAAGCTTTAAGCAAGAAGATCCTGAACTACCACCGCGTTCCAACGCCTGGCTTCGCAGTCTTTCGTCGCCGTCGCAAAATTCGACCGCCAGCGAAATTGAAGTACCCGATTCTCGTCAAGTCGGCTACGGAAGACGCATCGTTTGGGATTTCTCAAAAATCTATCGTCCACAACGACGCCGCATTAATTGAACGAGTGAAATTTGTTCACGAACACGTCGGCTCTGACGCTTTGGTTGAAGAATACATCGAAGGCCGCGAACTGTACGTTGGTGTGATGGGCAACAAACAGTTGAGCGTCTTTCCGGTGTGGGAAATGTTCTTCCGCAACATGCCGGACGACGTGGCACATATTGCCACGGCGCGAGTGAAGTGGAATACTCGATACCAAAAAAAGCACGGCATCGAAACCGGGCGAGCACCCGATCTGACGGACGAACAGACAGCGAAGATTCAGCACATCTGCAAACGCGTATACCGAGCGTTGAACATGAGTGGCTATGGGCGGATCGACATTCGCATGAACGCTGCCGGGCAGGTCTATGTGATAGAAGCCAACGCGAATCCCAACCTGGAATTCGGCGAAGACTTTGCGGAGTCCGCCGAAGCTGACGGCATCTCGTACGAACAGTTGCTGACTCGCGTGGTTAACCTTGGCCTGAAGTACGACGCAGCCTGGCGGCAGTAG
- a CDS encoding TrkH family potassium uptake protein, with the protein MNWALVSRLLGYLSMLIGGSMVVTLPWSFPACGQTAVFEHESFVGMLESIAVCIAVSGLLMWLGRAAKTDNLLRKEALAVVGLGWILSGILGGLPFLLTPTYRTYDAAIGANVSMSVSDAVFESISGFTTTGASVLTQLEVPPDVDDCEAAALAGEIAYIPRSVLFWRCFTHWLGGMGIIVLFVAILGQLGAGGKALMRREVPGPLSDTVRPRIRETAVLMWTIYLVLSGVMTILLLVQGMDLFESLCHTFGTLATGGFSTRNSSVGAFSSVNLEITIIVFMVLAGTNFNLYYLLLRKSVGGAESNKPGRLKAFFSDPELRAYLIIIGVCTAALTFVLHRVEVYSTVAASLRHACFNVVAVMTTTGFGTENFATWPEFGRAILVLLMFVGGCSGSTGGGVKVIRFLVLWKVMKLNAERAFRPNLVRPLRLAGKRIDDSVGRDIVLYVCLIAMISAVSWTALLALEPGHQWQGETSAEKMIDCAGAVAATLNNIGPGLGICGPHGNYSEFSEASKLLLTLLMLLGRLELYAIIVLFLPGFWKIQ; encoded by the coding sequence ATGAATTGGGCGCTTGTATCTCGGCTGCTGGGTTACCTGTCGATGCTGATCGGCGGGTCGATGGTAGTGACGCTGCCGTGGTCGTTTCCGGCTTGCGGCCAAACGGCTGTTTTCGAACACGAATCGTTTGTCGGCATGCTGGAATCGATTGCCGTGTGCATCGCCGTCAGCGGACTGCTGATGTGGCTCGGCCGAGCGGCAAAGACCGACAACCTGCTGCGCAAAGAAGCGCTGGCGGTCGTTGGCCTGGGGTGGATTCTGTCCGGAATTCTTGGCGGCTTGCCCTTCCTGCTGACACCGACCTATCGAACATATGATGCCGCCATTGGCGCTAATGTTTCGATGAGTGTCAGTGATGCGGTTTTCGAATCGATTTCCGGCTTCACAACCACCGGCGCTTCTGTGCTGACTCAGCTGGAGGTTCCTCCAGACGTAGACGACTGCGAAGCGGCCGCATTGGCTGGCGAAATCGCGTACATCCCGCGAAGCGTTCTGTTCTGGCGTTGCTTCACTCACTGGCTGGGAGGCATGGGCATCATCGTGCTGTTCGTCGCCATCCTGGGGCAGCTTGGCGCGGGCGGAAAGGCGTTAATGCGGCGTGAGGTCCCCGGCCCGTTAAGTGACACAGTGCGTCCGCGAATTCGCGAAACGGCGGTGCTGATGTGGACCATCTATCTGGTGCTGTCGGGTGTGATGACGATTCTATTGCTGGTTCAGGGCATGGATCTGTTTGAGTCGCTGTGCCACACGTTCGGCACCCTCGCCACGGGCGGCTTCAGCACCAGAAACAGCAGCGTCGGCGCATTCAGCAGCGTGAACCTTGAAATCACAATCATCGTGTTCATGGTGTTGGCGGGGACAAACTTCAATCTGTATTACCTGCTGCTAAGAAAGTCCGTCGGCGGCGCAGAATCGAATAAGCCTGGGCGTCTCAAGGCCTTCTTTTCCGACCCGGAACTCCGCGCCTATTTGATCATCATTGGCGTTTGCACGGCAGCGCTGACGTTTGTGCTGCACCGGGTCGAGGTCTATTCCACTGTGGCCGCCAGTCTGCGGCACGCGTGCTTTAACGTGGTTGCCGTGATGACGACGACTGGATTCGGCACGGAGAACTTTGCCACCTGGCCCGAATTTGGCCGAGCGATTTTGGTGTTACTAATGTTTGTCGGTGGCTGTTCCGGTTCTACGGGCGGCGGCGTCAAGGTGATTCGCTTTCTGGTGCTGTGGAAGGTTATGAAGCTTAACGCGGAGCGCGCGTTTCGGCCCAATCTGGTGCGGCCACTGCGATTAGCCGGCAAGAGGATCGATGATTCTGTTGGCCGCGACATCGTGTTGTACGTGTGCCTGATCGCAATGATTTCGGCTGTTAGCTGGACGGCCTTGTTGGCTTTAGAACCCGGCCACCAGTGGCAGGGCGAAACGTCCGCCGAAAAGATGATCGACTGTGCCGGAGCAGTTGCGGCCACGCTAAACAACATCGGGCCCGGTCTCGGCATCTGCGGCCCTCACGGCAACTATTCGGAATTCTCCGAAGCGTCAAAGCTGTTGCTGACGCTGTTGATGCTGCTGGGGCGTCTGGAGTTGTACGCGATTATCGTGTTGTTTCTGCCGGGCTTCTGGAAGATTCAGTGA